Proteins from one Meriones unguiculatus strain TT.TT164.6M chromosome 10, Bangor_MerUng_6.1, whole genome shotgun sequence genomic window:
- the LOC110540760 gene encoding chitinase-like protein 3, which translates to MTKLILLTGLAVLLNSQLGSAYQLMCYYNNVAQNRPKLGSFSPANIDPCLCTHLIYAFAGMRNNRITMKRMSDLTDYQALNALKSRNIELKTLLAVGGWDFGPAPFTAMVSTPHNRQIFINSVINFLRQYGFDGLNLDWQFPGSHGSPAKDKHLLTVLVQKMREAFEQEAIGKNGPRLMLTATVAGVIPTIQSGYEIPQLSHSLDYIQVMTYNLHGSQDGYTGGNSPLYKSINDSGINTFLNVDYIMTYWNENGAASEKLIVGFPTYGQTFTLSDPSNTGIGAPTASAGVLGPFTEMSGTWAYYEICTFLNDGATEAWEAAQEVPYAYQGNKWVGYDNVKSFHIKAEWLKQNNLGGAMLWTLGMDDFTGFFCNQGQFPLTSTLKNALRVNSSSCMASVSDPQQINVP; encoded by the exons ATGACCAAGCTCATTCTTCTCACAG GTTTGGCAGTTCTTCTGAATTCACAACTGG GCTCTGCCTACCAGCTGATGTGCTATTATAATAACGTGGCCCAGAACAGGCCGAAACTGGGAAGTTTCAGTCCTGCTAATATTGACCCTTGCCTGTGTACTCACCTCATCTATGCCTTTGCTGGTATGCGGAACAACAGGATCACCATGAAACGCATGAGTGACTTGACTGACTACCAAGCCTTAAATGCTCTAAAAAGCAG GAACATTGAGCTGAAAACTCTGCTGGCCGTTGGAGGCTGGGACTTTGGGCCTGCCCC GTTCACTGCCATGGTCTCCACTCCTCACAACCGCCAGATTTTCATTAACTCAGTCATCAACTTTTTACGCCAGTATGGGTTTGATGGGCTGAACCTGGACTGGCAGTTCCCTGGGTCTCATGGGAGCCCTGCAAAGGACAAGCATCTCCTCACTGTCCTAGTACAG AAAATGCGTGAAGCTTTTGAACAGGAAGCAATTGGGAAAAATGGCCCCAGGCTGATGCTTACTGCTACAGTAGCTGGTGTTATCCCCACCATCCAATCCGGCTATGAGATCCCTCAGTTGTCACA CTCCCTAGACTACATCCAGGTCATGACTTACAATCTCCATGGCTCCCAGGATGGCTACACTGGGGGAAATAGTCCTCTCTACAAATCCATAAATGACAGTGGAATCAACACCTTCCTCAATGTG GATTACATCATGACCTACTGGAATGAAAATGGGGCCGCATCTGAGAAGCTCATTGTCGGATTCCCAACATATGGACAAACCTTCACTCTGAGTGACCCCTCAAACACTGGAATCGGTGCCCCTACTGCTAGTGCTGGTGTATTAGGGCCCTTCACAGAGATGTCTGGCACTTGGGCCTATTATGAG ATTTGTACCTTCCTGAATGATGGAGCCACTGAGGCCTGGGAAGCTGCTCAGGAAGTACCCTATGCCTATCAAGGCAACAAATGGGTTGGCTATGATAATGTCAAGAGCTTTCATATCAAG GCTGAATGGCTTAAGCAGAACAACCTGGGAGGTGCCATGCTATGGACCCTGGGCATGGATGACTTCACTGGCTTTTTCTGCAACCAGGGCCAGTTCCCTCTGACCTCTACTTTGAAGAATGCCCTAAGAGTAAACAGTTCAA GTTGCATGGCCTCTGTTTCAGATCCTCAGCAAATAAATGTTCCTTAA